The sequence AAAGTTCGTCACGAGATGCAGGGCCTCAAGTCTACCATGGCCAAGTGCGATGCTCCTATTAGGGCCATTCAAGCTATGTCCAAGGGCTTTCTGCTGCGCAAATCTCAGaatatgcagcagcaagagacGGCAAAGGCTACGACGGAAGTGCAAAATCTCCAGGCGCTCGCTCGAGGCATGCTGAAGCGTCACCAGATCAGTAAAGACGTACGCCAGCTAGAGAAACACACACGAGGGGTTGCCAGCCTCCAAGCTGCCGTTCGGGCAACATTAGTACGAGCAAGAATCGAGAGGCAGCAACAGGAGCTTGAGTCGTTTACCGATGTATTTACATCGCTACAAGCCGCCGCTCGAGCGGCATTCGTTCGGGCCAGAGTtgaacagcaacagcaggaTCTTCACGCTTTGAGTGATGTATGGACGTCGCTACAAAGCGCGATTCGTGGCCGCGCTGCCCGAGATCAGCAAGAGGTTCTTAAGGCTGAACTGGCGGAGCATGTGCCCATGATTGGTGAGCTCCAAGCGGCGATGCGCGCGGCCGCTGTGAGGCGAGACATTACGACTCGTCTCGACGGCTTGAAGGAAAATGAAGCTGAGATTATCGAACTCCAAGCGCTTATAAGAGCCATGTTTGAGAGGCGTAGAATCCTTGCCATTCAGCAGCACCTCGAACAGGAGGAACCGGCAATTACAACACTTCAATCGCACATCCGAGGTTGTCTGTACCGAGGGTACCACGCTGATGTGTTGGATGAACTGGCATCTCACGATGCAGAGACAGCCGAATTCCAAGCTATCCTCAAGGCCATGATGGAGCGTGCAAGAATAGACGACCTGCTTACTGAGCTcctcgaagaagaggactCCATTGTCATATGCCAAGCAGCTGCCAAAGCTTTCCTGATTAGAGCCCGGTTCGAGGAGAAGATGCGGTACTATGAGGAAAATATGAAAAAGGTCATCAAGATTCAGAGTTTTATGCGTGCCAAGGTGCAAGGCGAGGCGTACAAGAGCCTCACCACGGGCAAAAACCCACCGGTCAGCGCCGTCAAGAACTTTGTGCATTTGCTGAACGATAGTGATTTTGACTTCAACGAAGAAGTCGAGTTTGAGCGGATGCGAAAAACTGTAGTCCAGTCTGTGCGACAGAACGAGATGTTGGAACAGTACATTGATCAACTGGATATCAAGATTGCTCTGCTGGTCAAAAACAAGATCACGCTTGATGAAGTCGTGCGCCACCAGCACACCTTTGGTGGCCACTCCATGGGTCTGTTAGCCAACTCTACGATTGCATCGGCAAATCAATTTGACCTTAAAGCTCTCAATAAAAGCTCCAGAAAGAAGCTGGACTCGTACCAGCAACTGTTCTTCAGCCTACAGACGCAGCCCCAGTACCTTGCCCGACTATTCAAACATATCCGTGTGCAAGGGACGGCCGAAAAGGAAACCAGACGCATTGAGCTTCTTATGATGAGTCTCTTTGGTTATGCTCAGAAACGACGAGAAGAATACTACCTTTTGAAGCTGATAGCTCGAGCAATAAGAGAGGAGGTTGAAAGTGCATCAAGTGCTATGGAGTACTCTCGGGGTCACTATTTCTGGACCAAGCTGCTCACCAACTATACACGGTCTCCGCGGGATCGCAAGTACCTCCGATCTCTCCTGGGCCCCTTGATCCGCGACAATATTATCGATGACCCGGCCCTTGATCTGGAAAGTGACCCGATGCAAATATACAGATCGGCAATCAACAACGAGGAGCTTCGAACCGGACGGCCAGATCATCGACCACTAGATGTGCCACGTGAAGTTGCTATCCGCGATCCCGAGACACGCCGTCTCTTCATTGATCACTTGCGAGATTTGCGAGAGATTTGTGACCAACTGTTCCTGGCCTTGGAAGAACAAGTGCATAAGATGCCTTATGGCCTCCGTTTCGTCTGTAGCGAGATGTTCCAAGCATTGTGCCAGCACTTCACCAATGAGCCGCAAGAGAATCTTTTACAAATGGTGTCTCATTGGTTGTGGAAATTTTACCTCCAACCCGCCGTCACCTCACCTGAAAACTTTGGCGTTATTGACAAGTCGCTCAGCCCTCTTCAGAAGCGGAATCTAGGCGAAGTGGCCAAAGTGGTAGGGCAAATTGCACTTGGTCGGCCATTTGGTGGCGAGAATATCTACCTGCAGCCCCTGAATGCTTTCATTGGTGAATCCATCGAACGGCTGCATCAGATTGCCAGCGATCTCATCACAGTGCCTGACCCAGAGAGGACATTTGATATTGACGAGTTCAACGACTTGTACGCGAAAAACAAGCCTACCTTGTACGTCAAGATGTCGGACGTCTTTGCCATTCATAATCTTGTAGCTGCGGAGCTCTTGGTCATGTCTCCCACTCGGGATGACGTCCTGCGCGAAATCATGCAAGATCTGGGTAGCGCCAAGAGCAACGAAAATGAAATGAGTGCGGCAGGATCAGCAGATATCCAAATGTTCCTGACCCCCAGGGTCCACGACCTTGAAGATCCCGAGGCAGACATCAAAGCTTTGTTTATGGAAACGAAGCGATGTGTTTTGTACATTATTCGAGTGCAAACCGGTGCCAACTTATTGGAAATCCTTGTGAAGCCAATCACTCCTGAAGATGAGGACAAGTGGGAGGCGCTGCTCCGAGAAGAGTTTCCTCAAAACAGCACCTCACGCGGTGCTTATTCAGACGCTAAGATGGCTGATATCACCACCATGTCCTACTACGACCTAAAGCGAACGGCATTGGAGAACATAATGCATTTGGAGCAGATGGGAAGGATCTCAAAGCAGAACCAGTACCAAGACGTACTTAACGCCATTGCTAGTGATATCCGAACCCAAAGCCGTAGACGAGTTCAGAGACAACGAGAACTAGATGGCGTGCGTCTAACCCTTGGTAACTTGAACGACAAGGCGAAGTATTTAGAACAGCAGCGTAAAAGCTACGACGACTATATTGAGCAAGCCATGAAGACACTTCAGAACAAGAAAGGGTGCGTATTATAGATTGCATTTGTTGGAAGCAGTGTAAGCTAACGAAGAAAATAGACGAAAGCGATTCCTTATGCCCTTTACGAAGCAGTACAATCACCAGCGAGAGCTCGAACGCAGTGGCCGGGTGCCAAAATTCGGAAGCTACAAGTATAGTGCACGCGCCTTGTCAGAAAAAGGTGTTTTAGTCGCGTGGACTGGAACCGCGGACCGAGAATGGGACAAGATCGACGTGACCATTTCATGCGATCAGGTTGGCGTATTTTCGATTGAAGGCACGCGAAGCCATATCCAGATTCCCGGAGCAATTGCGCAGGTGCCGATTGAAGACATGCTCCAAGCACAGTTTGAGGCGCACCAATTCATGACACTGTTTGAGGGCACTCTCAAACTCAACGTGAACTTACTGCTGCATCTCATCTACAGGAAATTCTATCGGACACAGTGATGTGGCGCTGCCCAAAGATGAGAACGAATCGGGGCAGGAAGAAGCGGTTGATTTCGCTGATGGTGTGTTTTGCATTCAAGGAATAATCCGGAGCGAGGCGAATTGAATATGTATAGTGTTTGATGGAGTTGGGATAATGCATTTTTGAATGGTCTGTTGAAGTGATGACGATTCCAGGGAATATACACTTGATCGAATATGCGCACACAGCTTATGGGATATGGGATATGGGAAATGAGGAGGAGTGGAAGGGAGGTCAGGTAGAAGTCAAATTGTGAGAAATGACGAGCAGGCGGGCTGGACGGGCGCGAAGATATTATACTCACCATGACCATAATCACCGTCATCATAGTCATCAGTTACATATAGTAGATTCTGTGTTGTAGgatacttttttcttctgtattttacttttctcTGATGGCACGGCTTTTGGAGATGGTGGAGGGATTGAGGGAGTGGCTCGTTGGGGctgaatatataaaaaagattaagAATTCATGCACTTATTTCATCGCGCGTAAGTATGGTTAAGGTGTAAGTGAGTTGACTCCTGATACTAGACTACGTAGTAGCTGAATCCTCGTGTTAGGTAGACTGTCTTGCAGAtcacctgctgctgccgtcagagcagagcagaccGATGATCGCTGTTGCTATGTATAAGATCCGATACTAGCGAGATAGGTTCATGATTCAAGTGGCTACAGCAGATCTACACTCTCCGACTATGCCGTGCTGGAGCCCCAGTTGGCGGTGAGTTTGATATCTCGACTATACGTGACCATGCTCGGTCCCATCACTGATAttctggctgctgctcgacGATCTCCTCATGCCTCTCCTTACTGGCATACGTAGTCGTTCGTCATATGATTACTCCTGACCAGGCGCCTCTTGGCTGTCACGGCGATCAACGACGCTAGTTACTGTACGCGTCCAGGAGGGGGACATTTCGATCTCCCGGATTCAGGGTCCTCCAAGACGGAGCAGCAGAGAGTTTGTCAGCCGCATCTTGCATTGCCACTGCTGCCGATAGTAGTGCTGTAGGAATCATACATACACTAACGGGCATTGGCGTATCTTCCCCACATGCAGCAAAGCCATTAGCCCATACAGTCCCTCCCCGTTGACGCATATACAGTGCTGCTCTGGCTCTAAGCAGCGGCTCGCACGCCTGCGGTGGTCTGGATCACGCAATCGGAGTGGACGCTGGAGaaggcgagagaagaaaagaaggggatCTGGCCGTGGGGAAGCCGGCGATTGACCAACCACAGCATGGCCGATGCCGAATCGAGTAGTTCGGGGGGGAAATTGGAGCAGGGTCTTCCCACGAAAACGGGCATTTTTGTCGTTGCCTGACGTGTGGGCGCTTGCGCAGGGGGTTAGAGGCGATTTGCTGCTATCTGCTAATCTAGCAGCGGTTGGTCGTGATAGCGCAGGCTGCTTTGGGCGTTATCACGGTCCATGTGACCAGAATTTGCGTTGGAATAAGCGTTGGGCTGGATCTAGTATCGGGTCGTCGCTTATTGTAGGAAGCCGCACAAACCCCCCCAATTCacaaagataaataaaaaaaaacaagtgaAGAGACGGCGGGAATGAAGGATTCTGGCAGCAAGGGTGACCCGAGGCGAGAGTTACACGGGGGATTCTTTTGCCATGATTCGAGCTTCTTGCGTCAGATGCGCTGCCACCGCACTAGACGGCAGGCTGGCATGCAGAGAAGTCTATTGTCCATTCAGCTGTTAGATTAGCCGGGGTTGAACGGACGGACGAGTTGTGTCTGACACATGCTTGGAGTGGCTAACACGAGACACGCACCACGTACGGGTCGGGCGggtgtattttttttttttttttttcctttttcttttgtttctctttctagATGCTACCAAATTTATGCACCAAAGTGAGGATGCATACAGTGCGTAGAACGGATCTCGTGGGCGTCTCGACGAGCAACGCCGCAATTTAGCTCGTGTCAGTAGTATTAGTTTCTCTTGCCAGGCTTGAGAGGAACCACCTTGTTTATCGCATATTTCTGTTTCCTTGTTAATCAAGTCTTGCGTGCTCGCGTGCCCGTCCAATGACCATGCCATTTTAATGCAACTCGGAAGTCGGACGCCCTTATTCTCTTGTTCTCCACATGGAAAGTGGTTGGGGGGCCGAGAGAGTCGGTGTCACAGAAGCTATATAATGGGCTGGATGCAGGCGCACACGCATTCCGCTGGAACAGCCCccctttccctctctcttgtGCAAAACTGAAGAAATAAgtagttgctgctgcactgtATGCTTAAGTCGTCTTATTGAACCGTCCTTTGTTGAATTGTCTTTGTAGACACACTGCCATCTTGTCTCATCTGttgccatcctcttctcgctctctcGCGCCGCCATCGTGACCTCTCACCGTCTCGTCTCTCTGTAAGGTCACTgggacaagacaaaaaaaaaaaaacacgttTAACACCATCTTTCAAGGCTATTGAACAACAACATACAACTCAGGCATTGTCAATCCACGCTTTACGggtctcttctcttgcccGCCATGGCGCCCGATCTCAACACCCTCCCGCGCTCTGAAGCGCCTCCTCCTGCCCCCAGCCCtgagcagcaaaagccaaaCATTTTATATATCATGGCGGACCAGCTGGCAGCTCCTCAGCTCAAAATGTACAACCCAGACTCCCAGATCAAGACGCCCAACCTGGACCGTCTGGCGGCTTCAGCCGTCCAGTTCGACTCAGCCTACTGCCCTTCGCCTCTCTGCGCGCCCTCGAGAATGAGCATGATCTCTGGCCTTCTGCCCATGAAGATTGGCGCATACGACAATGCTTCTCAGATCAACTCAGAGGTTCCCACGTATGCTCACTATCTGCGTTCCAAGGGCTATCACACGGCGCTGGCCGGCAAGATGCACTTTGTGGGCGACCAGCTTCACGGCTATGAGCAGCGTCTCACCAGCGACATCTACCCCGGTGACTTTGGTTGGGTCGTGAACTGGGATGAGCCCGATACTCGGCTCGAGTGGTACCACAACGCCAGCTCGATTCTCCAAGCCGGGCCGTGCGGACGCAGCAACCAGTTGGATTATGACGAGGAAGTCATGTACCGAAGCACTCAGTATCTCTGGGACCACGTCCGTGAGGGAGCAGACAAGCGCCCCTTTGCCTTGACCGTCTCCCTCACTCACCCCCACGACCCGTATACCATTACCAAGAAGTACTGGAACCTGTACGAGGACGTGGACATTGCCCTGCCCAAGGTGCGCATCTccaaggagaagctggatACCCACAGCCAACGCCTGCTGAAAGTCTGTGACCTGTGGGATCTTGATTTCACCGACGAGCAGATCAAGAGGGCAAAGAGAGCTTACTACGGCTCGGTGAGCTATGTGGACGACTGCATTGGCAAGCTTCTCGAGACGCTTGAAGATGCCGGTCTGATGGACAACACCATTGTCATCTTTAGCGGTGACCACGGCGACATGTTGGGTGAGCGTGGTCTCTGGTACAAGATGAGCTACTTTGAGTCATCCGTCCGTGTTCCCATGTTGGTCCACTATCCCAAGTGGTTTACCCCTCACCGCGTTACCCAGAACGTTTCGACCCTGGATCTGCTGCCAACCATTTGCGACATCATTGGCACCAAGCCCGCGCCATACCTACCCATGGACGGCGTCAGCATGATGCCGCACCTCTTGGGCCAAGAGGGAGGCGACACGGTCTTCGCCGAGTACACGGGCGAGGGCACCGTCCGccccatgatgatgattcgaCGAGGAGCCTGGAAGTACATCACCTGCCCGGCAGACGAGCCGCAGCTGTTCAACCTTGAGAAGGACCCTCTGGAGCTGGACAACCTGGCCCGGTTCGCTTCCAAGATTGAGCCGCAGACGGAGGACGAGAAGGAGGCCAGAGCTGTGTTCTTGAGCTTCGatgccgaggccaaggccaagtggGACTTTGATGCCATTACTGAGAAGGTGTTGACGTCTCAGCGCAGCAGACGGCTGGTGTGGGATGCGTTGAAGAGGGGGACTTTTACGAGCTGGGATCATAACCCGAGCGATGATGGCCGAGAGAAGTGAGTGtttcttcttgatgatgaCAGATTTAGAGTACTTTTGCTGACAATGTGTGATTTTTATAGGTATATCCGATCTCACATGGCGCTGGATGACTTGGAGCGACGTGCGAGATATCCCTTTGTGGACTCGCAGGGCTATGAGATTTCGCCAACCGTTGACTCGACTCGAGGCTAAAGCCACCACTCCCCTttttcgccttttttttttttttttttttttcaaaaggCTTAGCAGATGATGTTTTTCATGAGCTTTTAATTTTGTGTTTGATGCTGCGTGGCATGAAGGGAAATTGGAATAGACTGGATCTGATATCTGATTTGACTTTGTTGATTTGGTTATGGGCGATTGATTGTATGATTTGGCGGGGCATAGCGAGGGAGTACCTATTCTCTAGTTTGATAGGCGTGTTATTTGGGTATAACCAAAAAGTTGACATGAAAATGAATAAATTACAGAATGACTTAATGTTGCCAGTGTTGATGTATATATGATGGGAAATGTTCAGCATCCTAGTTTAATCATCTAGCACCTCGGCTGTAGCTAAAGTTGTGAATTACAATGACATGTATTCTAATGTTTCCCACCTCCACTGCCTCCACTGCCTCTCTTATTTCCAAGCATTATTTAGTTCTTAAGTATATGCATGAGTGAACCGACCTTGTCATCAATTATGCCTGGGGTGCTGGATAACAAAACTGGGGCGTTGAATAGCACTTCCCCATACGATGCCACCCTCTTGAATACAAGAACCCCACTTCTAGTTGCTACCAAAGGTGCTGTTAGCGCCCGCTCCACTGAAGGCTGCAATTGAACAAAATCGAGCTCGACGTCACTCGACAATGTTAATTTAAACTTCATACTACTActcttttctgctttctcttccgACGCCCAATTCTCCCCCGACTAGAGCTCTTACTTTTTCTAGAACCTCGAGCCTCGAACCCTAACAGCGGAGcacaaaaggaaaaagaaagaatcgGTGCAAGCGGCGCGCTCAAAAGATGGCGACGCTGGGgctcgacgacgacgagctcAAGGCGGTTGAGCAGACGCTGGCTCGGTTGGCGCAGCTCTCAAGCAGCATACAGAGTCTGAAGATGGACATTCTGAAGAGCAATCCGCTTCCACATCCGTATGTTTCGCCCTCACTCTATAAAGTGTCTTCGGGCTTCTCTAATGACCATTTTTACGTGCAGCTCCTCATTACAAGCCTCCGCCCAGATCCTCCAGCGCAATCTACAAACAGTACTAGACAACCTCAGCGAGAACTCGGAGCTCTTTTCACGAATTGCCGTGCATCCCTCAACAAATTATCCCGGGCGGACGCAAGAGATCGTTTTGacgcagctgctgcgcaaGAAGCTGGAACCAGATGTGGAGGAGCTTGTTGAGCAAGGTCGAGAAACTGCACGCCTAGCTACCCCCGAGGGCATCGCTGAACTACAAGGCATATGGGACGAATTGCGCGAATGGACACACGAAAGGATTGCCAACTACGTGAGGGAAGAGGCCGGAGACGTCTACacaaaggaagagagggagatgggCATCGAGAATGTCCGCACAGGCCTGAAAAAGGGCCTGGATGAGGAaagcgatgaagaggaggatgaggaggaggatgaagatgatgaaagcgAAGATACTACGGACGGGGTCGCAAAATCAGCGGCGGTGGCGAGAGGTCCAGAGCCAGAGACGCTCCTGTGGTTTGCGTCGCGGGGAGATTTTGATGTGCCGCGGAACGTCGAATACGAGCGGAAAACTGGAGTCAAGAGAGGATATGAAGGAGTAAATATACCACCAGGCTCTGGGTCATCCTAGCAGGACGATGattggtctttttttcttcgaatAATGGATGGAGCTGAGGATGATGCTGAGAGCGGCGAGAATACCCCCTTCAAACTTTAGAATCAACGGATGAGCCGATAGAAATGGATCAGCGACGACAAGTCGAATCAAAACAACCGCCTATGGGCTGAGACTTGCGGCAGTGTCTTGCTATGATGAAGCCGCATGTTGTCTGTGAATTTCTGCACTGATACTGTCAAGCCTGAAAGCTGAAATCGATTATTGCTACCGTGCTGCGTATCATATGATATCCAAGCTTAGTGTCGCGCATAACGCGACTCAGTTGCTGTAAGCAATAGTCTTGGCAAGCTAAATTGAGCAGCATTAGAGCCCAGCGGTGAGCTTGCCCAATGGAGCTGCAATTTAGCCAATTGGATGGCAGCGATACCGTGATAAACTCACCGAAGGAAGGATGATGCATACTCTTCATTTATGTTATTACGACTAGTCGACAGTTGCGCGCGTTGCGATGCGATTTAAGGAATGGAACAGCGCATTCAATCCACGGGCGGCAACGCGGGGCTCTGAGACATTGGGCCTCCATCTCGGGCAGAAAATGAGAGGCTGTGAGCTAATAGTCGCGTGCCGTTCCCCAAGGCGTCTAAGGCGTCTGGATCGAATTCTATCGGGGAGGGAGCTTCGAGTCGCGCCTGGACATCAGCCACGATCACTGGCTCGGCAGATCTCTTAGTATGTAAGAGTGACGTTTCCCCGCAGCGCGATCCAACAGCTGGATCGATACCCGACCTTGTGCTTCGTCTTGGGCTTCCCCTCCATTCCGAGATCTGCTGGGACGAAGGATTGATCGCTGTCGAGgattctcctctttttcatCCCATTGCATCCATTCTGTCCATATTTTTCGACGCTTGAGTGACCCGTTATGAGCTTGCATAAACTTTCTAACCGGATTACGTCCTGCTATTGTCACAAAATAGGCCCTCTAGTAAGCCGCCACAGCTTGTT comes from Trichoderma asperellum chromosome 3, complete sequence and encodes:
- a CDS encoding uncharacterized protein (BUSCO:EOG092D0EC9) gives rise to the protein MSSYRNSPRRQSHAIDLSAASSSINRNNSTTSSASSGYSYSSENSAHSQSTSASSIYGSHTGHKRGQSDVIARARFFETGEVSGSSSSKGQDNPYGSIRQSLRPLPQAPAASPTKGPATPPHLSKPRERGQSIDIGRLSLSQPDGFTSSTVTPTPSRPLPPRPTSMFMPRAEPAIPEDEVVSPTQPTVPTHSAHIARPDLERLGRSSTSQLRTLSQLAKSKDAEDFSITSPAQEVAGLRGRRRLQRADKAAGGRGSKTNYGWEGRNWMDKQRQFLAAYEYLCHIGEAKEWIEDVIQQTLPPIVELEEALRDGVTLAEVVESLNPDRRFRIFRNPKLQFRHSDNIAIFFRYLDEVELPDLFRFELIDLYEKKNIPKVIYCIHALSWLLFRKGIVDFRIGNLIGQLEFEHHELEAMQKGLDMLGTNMPSFGNMGADFGIPEPEPEETEEERIDRELAENEDVIIDFQAQLRGALLRLKLGEMMQGFWDEEEWLIDLQARIRGGFTREIMNYRLQMRQSAILVQSLVRGFLVRRKLKKSDQDRKAAEPAILAFQSMLRAQKVRHEMQGLKSTMAKCDAPIRAIQAMSKGFLLRKSQNMQQQETAKATTEVQNLQALARGMLKRHQISKDVRQLEKHTRGVASLQAAVRATLVRARIERQQQELESFTDVFTSLQAAARAAFVRARVEQQQQDLHALSDVWTSLQSAIRGRAARDQQEVLKAELAEHVPMIGELQAAMRAAAVRRDITTRLDGLKENEAEIIELQALIRAMFERRRILAIQQHLEQEEPAITTLQSHIRGCLYRGYHADVLDELASHDAETAEFQAILKAMMERARIDDLLTELLEEEDSIVICQAAAKAFLIRARFEEKMRYYEENMKKVIKIQSFMRAKVQGEAYKSLTTGKNPPVSAVKNFVHLLNDSDFDFNEEVEFERMRKTVVQSVRQNEMLEQYIDQLDIKIALLVKNKITLDEVVRHQHTFGGHSMGLLANSTIASANQFDLKALNKSSRKKLDSYQQLFFSLQTQPQYLARLFKHIRVQGTAEKETRRIELLMMSLFGYAQKRREEYYLLKLIARAIREEVESASSAMEYSRGHYFWTKLLTNYTRSPRDRKYLRSLLGPLIRDNIIDDPALDLESDPMQIYRSAINNEELRTGRPDHRPLDVPREVAIRDPETRRLFIDHLRDLREICDQLFLALEEQVHKMPYGLRFVCSEMFQALCQHFTNEPQENLLQMVSHWLWKFYLQPAVTSPENFGVIDKSLSPLQKRNLGEVAKVVGQIALGRPFGGENIYLQPLNAFIGESIERLHQIASDLITVPDPERTFDIDEFNDLYAKNKPTLYVKMSDVFAIHNLVAAELLVMSPTRDDVLREIMQDLGSAKSNENEMSAAGSADIQMFLTPRVHDLEDPEADIKALFMETKRCVLYIIRVQTGANLLEILVKPITPEDEDKWEALLREEFPQNSTSRGAYSDAKMADITTMSYYDLKRTALENIMHLEQMGRISKQNQYQDVLNAIASDIRTQSRRRVQRQRELDGVRLTLGNLNDKAKYLEQQRKSYDDYIEQAMKTLQNKKGRKRFLMPFTKQYNHQRELERSGRVPKFGSYKYSARALSEKGVLVAWTGTADREWDKIDVTISCDQVGVFSIEGTRSHIQIPGAIAQVPIEDMLQAQFEAHQFMTLFEGTLKLNVNLLLHLIYRKFYRTQ
- a CDS encoding uncharacterized protein (BUSCO:EOG092D4DWW), whose amino-acid sequence is MATLGLDDDELKAVEQTLARLAQLSSSIQSLKMDILKSNPLPHPSSLQASAQILQRNLQTVLDNLSENSELFSRIAVHPSTNYPGRTQEIVLTQLLRKKLEPDVEELVEQGRETARLATPEGIAELQGIWDELREWTHERIANYVREEAGDVYTKEEREMGIENVRTGLKKGLDEESDEEEDEEEDEDDESEDTTDGVAKSAAVARGPEPETLLWFASRGDFDVPRNVEYERKTGVKRGYEGVNIPPGSGSS